One genomic window of Streptomonospora nanhaiensis includes the following:
- a CDS encoding sulfatase-like hydrolase/transferase has protein sequence MADGVNARGADGTGSAGGGGRTGRSDEDAARAPGGAPPGAPGSRRGGPANVLVLLTDQQRWDTTGVHGNPLGLTPAFDRMAAEGVHVANSFTCQPVCAPSRAALQTGRYPAQTGVYRNNIPLPEDAPTLAHHFARAGYDTGYIGKWHLADTDVAGPVRPAQRGGYRDWLAANLLEFTSDAYETTLYDGDGRPHELAGYRADALTDAAIDYITRERANPFFLFLSYLEPHHQNQRDDYPAPQGYGERYAGGWTPGDLAALGGNAAEHLGGYYGMVRRLDECLGRVLAALEEHGLAEDTVVLYTSDHGCHFKTRNSEYKRSCHDASIRVPTALRGPGLATGRPITRLVSHVDLPPTLLDAAGLPVPPDMHGRSLLPLVRGGADDRPDDVLVQISESQVGRALRTPRWKYGVVAPDADGWDDPAADEYVDAYLYDLESDPHELDNLVTAPGAQEVIAPLRDRLLARLAETGERPVIRPAR, from the coding sequence ATGGCGGACGGGGTCAACGCGCGGGGCGCGGACGGCACGGGGAGCGCGGGCGGCGGGGGCCGCACCGGCCGCTCCGATGAGGACGCGGCGCGCGCGCCGGGCGGCGCTCCCCCCGGCGCCCCCGGGAGCCGGCGCGGCGGCCCCGCCAACGTGCTCGTGCTCCTCACCGACCAGCAGCGCTGGGACACCACCGGCGTGCACGGCAACCCGCTGGGCCTGACCCCGGCCTTCGACCGGATGGCCGCCGAGGGCGTCCACGTGGCGAACTCCTTCACCTGCCAGCCGGTGTGCGCACCCTCGCGCGCCGCGCTGCAGACCGGGCGCTACCCGGCGCAGACCGGCGTGTACCGCAACAACATCCCGCTGCCCGAGGACGCCCCGACCCTGGCCCACCACTTCGCCCGGGCCGGCTACGACACCGGCTACATCGGCAAGTGGCACCTGGCCGACACCGACGTCGCCGGACCGGTGCGGCCCGCCCAGCGCGGCGGCTACCGCGACTGGCTCGCGGCCAACCTGCTGGAGTTCACCTCCGACGCCTACGAGACCACCCTCTACGACGGCGACGGCCGACCGCACGAACTCGCGGGCTACCGCGCCGACGCGCTCACCGACGCCGCGATCGACTACATCACCCGCGAGCGCGCCAACCCGTTCTTCCTGTTCCTGTCCTACCTGGAGCCCCACCACCAGAACCAGCGCGACGACTACCCGGCGCCCCAGGGCTACGGCGAGCGCTACGCGGGCGGCTGGACGCCCGGCGACCTCGCCGCCCTCGGCGGCAACGCCGCCGAGCACCTGGGCGGCTACTACGGCATGGTCCGGCGGCTGGACGAGTGCCTGGGCCGCGTCCTGGCGGCGCTGGAGGAGCACGGACTGGCCGAGGACACCGTGGTGCTCTACACCTCCGACCACGGCTGCCACTTCAAGACCCGCAACAGCGAGTACAAGCGCAGCTGCCACGACGCCTCGATCCGGGTGCCCACGGCCCTGCGCGGCCCCGGGCTGGCCACCGGGCGGCCGATCACCCGGCTGGTCAGCCACGTCGACCTGCCCCCGACCCTGCTGGACGCGGCCGGCCTGCCCGTCCCGCCGGACATGCACGGCCGCTCGCTGCTGCCCCTGGTCCGCGGCGGCGCCGACGACCGGCCCGACGACGTCCTGGTGCAGATCAGCGAGTCCCAGGTGGGGCGGGCGCTGCGCACGCCGCGCTGGAAGTACGGCGTGGTGGCGCCGGACGCCGACGGGTGGGACGACCCGGCCGCCGACGAGTACGTGGACGCCTACCTCTACGACCTCGAATCCGACCCCCACGAACTGGACAACCTCGTCACCGCCCCCGGCGCCCAGGAGGTCATCGCCCCGCTCCGCGACCGCCTTTTGGCCCGCCTCGCCGAGACCGGCGAGCGCCCGGTGATCCGCCCGGCCCGGTGA
- a CDS encoding cryptochrome/photolyase family protein, producing the protein MVRPTIVLFTRDLRTHDHPALAAAAARGREVVPLFVLDPAVLARSARNRIAYLREALADLRGGLRAAGADLVVRSGDTVAETVRAARSAGADRVHLSADVSAFAADRAGRLRAAGRAEGFAVAEFPGVTVVPPGALLPAGGDHYRVFTPYWRAWQAHAWRAPEPPPHGLRLPAGAAAGPLPGEECAVAGTGRLSPRRVGGGERAARERMRGWLAGGCAGYGEAHDDLAADATSRLSADLRFGCLSPLELARSARGHGACDPFVRQLAWRDFHHQVCAAYPLLNRSDYRPREVRWRDDDSAFAAWCAGRTGVPIVDAGMRQLLEEGFMHNRARLITAAFLTRELRVHWRRGGDHFHALLTDGDIADNYGNWQWVAGTGNDTRPNRSFNVLRQSRRFDPRGDYIRRYVPELADMPAERIHEPWRSPRRAADYPEPLFDV; encoded by the coding sequence TTGGTGCGGCCGACCATCGTGCTGTTCACCCGCGACCTGCGCACGCACGACCACCCCGCGCTGGCCGCCGCCGCGGCGCGCGGCCGGGAGGTGGTGCCGCTCTTCGTGCTCGACCCCGCCGTGCTCGCCCGCTCCGCGCGCAACCGGATCGCCTACCTGCGCGAGGCCCTGGCCGACCTGCGCGGCGGCCTGCGCGCGGCCGGCGCCGACCTCGTGGTGCGCTCCGGCGACACCGTCGCCGAGACCGTGCGGGCCGCGCGGTCCGCCGGCGCCGACCGGGTCCACCTCAGCGCCGACGTCAGCGCCTTCGCCGCCGACCGCGCCGGGCGCCTGCGCGCCGCCGGGCGGGCGGAGGGGTTCGCGGTGGCGGAGTTCCCCGGTGTCACCGTGGTGCCGCCCGGTGCGCTGCTGCCCGCGGGCGGCGACCACTACCGGGTGTTCACGCCCTATTGGCGGGCGTGGCAGGCCCACGCGTGGCGCGCCCCCGAGCCGCCGCCCCACGGGCTGCGCCTGCCCGCGGGGGCGGCCGCGGGGCCGCTGCCCGGCGAGGAGTGCGCGGTCGCGGGAACGGGCCGGCTGTCGCCGCGCCGGGTGGGCGGCGGCGAGCGCGCCGCGCGCGAGCGGATGCGCGGCTGGCTGGCGGGCGGCTGCGCCGGCTACGGCGAGGCCCACGACGACCTCGCGGCCGACGCCACCTCACGCCTCAGCGCCGACCTGCGGTTCGGCTGCCTGTCGCCGCTGGAGCTGGCCCGCTCGGCGCGCGGGCACGGCGCCTGCGACCCCTTCGTGCGCCAGCTGGCCTGGCGCGACTTCCACCACCAGGTGTGCGCGGCCTACCCCCTGCTGAACCGGAGCGACTACCGGCCGCGCGAGGTCCGCTGGCGCGACGACGACAGCGCGTTCGCCGCCTGGTGCGCGGGCCGCACCGGGGTGCCGATCGTGGACGCGGGCATGCGCCAGCTGCTGGAGGAGGGCTTCATGCACAACCGCGCCCGCCTCATCACCGCCGCGTTCCTGACCCGGGAGCTGCGCGTGCACTGGCGGCGCGGCGGCGACCACTTCCACGCGCTGCTGACCGACGGCGACATCGCCGACAACTACGGCAACTGGCAGTGGGTCGCGGGCACGGGCAACGACACCCGGCCCAACCGGTCGTTCAATGTCCTGCGGCAGTCGCGCCGCTTCGACCCCCGGGGCGACTACATCCGGCGCTACGTGCCGGAACTCGCCGACATGCCGGCCGAGCGGATCCACGAACCGTGGCGGTCGCCCCGGCGCGCCGCCGACTACCCCGAGCCGCTGTTCGACGTGTGA
- a CDS encoding nitroreductase/quinone reductase family protein: protein MTEADEPGPAAFNRQVIAEFRANGGVVGGVFAGAPLVLLTTAGARTGRPHTNPAVYARDGERLLVFASNAGGPRNPAWYHNLLAHPQVTVEIADGRGGVAVHAARAEPLDGRERDRQYALQAERDPAFAAYQAGTARTIPVVALHPLDLTGDPERGRAIAAQLTRHHDDLRARLARARAAVDWRLAGEDAAGDAGGRADGLDGGADLLGNCLSFCDALGLHHIREDGAFTAFKAAYPALRPAVARLRAEHRAVAALLADLRELSEGAAETADWAALRTDLDRIGAELERHFAYEEQALLPPLEAAGR from the coding sequence ATGACCGAGGCGGACGAGCCGGGCCCCGCCGCCTTCAACCGGCAGGTCATCGCCGAGTTCCGGGCCAACGGGGGCGTCGTCGGCGGCGTGTTCGCGGGGGCACCGCTGGTGCTGCTCACCACGGCCGGGGCGCGGACCGGCCGGCCGCACACCAACCCCGCCGTGTACGCCCGCGACGGGGAGCGGCTGCTGGTGTTCGCCTCCAACGCCGGAGGGCCGCGCAACCCCGCGTGGTACCACAACCTGCTGGCCCACCCCCAGGTCACGGTGGAGATCGCCGACGGCCGCGGCGGGGTGGCGGTGCACGCGGCCCGGGCCGAGCCGCTCGACGGGCGCGAGCGCGACCGGCAGTACGCGCTCCAGGCCGAGCGCGATCCCGCGTTCGCCGCCTACCAGGCCGGGACGGCGCGCACCATCCCGGTCGTCGCCCTGCACCCGCTCGACCTCACCGGCGACCCCGAGCGGGGCCGGGCCATCGCCGCGCAGCTCACACGCCACCACGACGACCTGCGCGCGCGGCTGGCCCGGGCGCGGGCCGCCGTCGATTGGCGCCTGGCCGGGGAGGACGCGGCCGGGGACGCCGGCGGCCGGGCGGACGGCCTGGACGGCGGCGCCGACCTGCTGGGGAACTGCCTGTCCTTCTGCGACGCGCTGGGGCTGCACCACATCCGCGAGGACGGGGCGTTCACCGCGTTCAAGGCGGCCTACCCCGCACTCCGCCCGGCGGTGGCGCGGCTGCGCGCAGAGCACCGCGCGGTGGCGGCCCTCCTCGCCGACCTGCGGGAGCTGTCGGAGGGCGCGGCCGAGACCGCCGACTGGGCCGCGCTGCGCACCGACCTCGACCGGATCGGCGCCGAACTGGAGCGGCACTTCGCCTACGAGGAGCAGGCCCTGCTGCCGCCGCTGGAGGCGGCCGGCCGGTAG
- a CDS encoding gamma-glutamyltransferase family protein, with amino-acid sequence MPMFTTRPELRGSFGMAASTHWLATGVAMSVLERGGNAFDAAVAAGFTLQVVEPHLNGPAGEVPIIFQAAGGTPTVVCGQGPAPAAATPDAFAGLDRIPGSGVLPACVPGAFDAWLLLARDHGTLPLRDLLEPAIGYARRGYPLTPHIVGHVTAVEQVFTRHWPSSAALWLSGGAPPAADSLHTNPALADTYERVLTEAEAAGSTREQRIDAARRIWREGFVAEAIAEFCAQPRPDGAGVPRRALLSADDLAGWSATYEEPVSLTYAGRTVHKTGPWGQGPVFLQQLRLHEALGTGADAEAGRAGVLSAEFVHRVAEAAKLAFADREAWYADPAFADVPLADLLSPGYAAERAALVGAEASLELRPGSPGGRAPHLTEQRLTGTTPLPLGTSGEPTVDRAGEQRGDTCHLDVVDRHGNMVAATPSGGWLASSPVIPALGFPLGTRGQMFWLDPRSPSVIAPGKRPRTTLTPTLVTRDGEAVMAFGTPGGDQQDQWSLTYFLRLVHGGMGLQEAIDAPMFHTNGLPSSFYPREISPGQLVVESRLGEDAIAELRRRGHDVVVSDPWSLGRLSAVARDPETGVLRAAANPRGAQGYAAGR; translated from the coding sequence ATGCCAATGTTCACCACCCGGCCCGAGCTGCGCGGGTCGTTCGGCATGGCCGCCTCGACCCACTGGCTGGCCACCGGTGTCGCCATGTCGGTCCTGGAGCGCGGCGGCAACGCCTTCGACGCCGCCGTCGCGGCCGGGTTCACCCTCCAGGTGGTCGAGCCGCACCTCAACGGGCCCGCGGGCGAGGTCCCCATCATCTTCCAGGCCGCCGGAGGCACCCCGACCGTGGTCTGCGGCCAGGGGCCGGCGCCCGCCGCCGCCACGCCCGACGCCTTCGCCGGCCTGGACCGGATCCCCGGCAGCGGCGTGCTGCCGGCCTGCGTGCCGGGCGCGTTCGACGCCTGGCTGCTGCTGGCGCGCGACCACGGCACCCTGCCGCTGCGCGACCTGCTGGAGCCGGCCATCGGCTACGCCCGCCGCGGCTACCCCCTCACCCCGCACATCGTCGGCCACGTCACCGCCGTCGAGCAGGTCTTCACCCGGCACTGGCCCTCCTCGGCCGCGCTGTGGCTGTCCGGCGGCGCGCCGCCCGCCGCCGACTCCCTCCACACCAACCCGGCGCTCGCCGACACCTACGAGCGCGTCCTCACCGAGGCCGAGGCGGCGGGGAGCACCCGCGAGCAGCGCATCGACGCGGCGCGGCGGATCTGGCGCGAGGGATTCGTCGCCGAGGCCATCGCGGAGTTCTGCGCGCAGCCGCGCCCCGACGGCGCGGGCGTCCCGCGCCGGGCCCTGCTGAGCGCCGACGACCTCGCCGGCTGGAGCGCCACCTACGAGGAGCCCGTCAGCCTCACCTACGCGGGCCGCACCGTGCACAAGACCGGCCCGTGGGGGCAGGGGCCGGTGTTCCTCCAGCAGCTCCGCCTGCACGAGGCCCTGGGCACCGGCGCCGACGCCGAGGCGGGCCGGGCCGGCGTGCTCTCCGCGGAGTTCGTGCACCGGGTCGCCGAGGCGGCCAAGCTCGCCTTCGCCGACCGCGAGGCGTGGTACGCCGACCCGGCGTTCGCCGACGTGCCGCTGGCCGACCTGCTCTCGCCCGGCTACGCCGCCGAGCGCGCGGCCCTGGTGGGCGCCGAGGCGTCGCTGGAGCTGCGCCCCGGCTCCCCCGGCGGGCGCGCGCCCCACCTCACCGAGCAGCGGCTCACCGGCACCACCCCGTTGCCGCTGGGCACCAGCGGCGAGCCCACGGTGGACCGCGCCGGGGAGCAGCGCGGCGACACCTGCCACCTCGACGTCGTGGACCGGCACGGCAACATGGTCGCGGCCACCCCCAGCGGCGGGTGGCTGGCCAGTTCTCCGGTGATCCCGGCTCTGGGGTTCCCGCTGGGCACGCGCGGCCAGATGTTCTGGCTGGACCCGCGCTCTCCCAGCGTGATCGCGCCGGGCAAGCGCCCCCGAACCACCCTGACCCCCACCCTCGTCACCCGCGACGGCGAGGCCGTGATGGCGTTCGGCACCCCCGGCGGCGACCAGCAGGACCAGTGGTCGCTGACCTACTTCCTGCGGCTGGTGCACGGCGGCATGGGCCTGCAGGAGGCGATCGACGCCCCGATGTTCCACACCAACGGGCTGCCCAGCTCGTTCTACCCGCGCGAGATCTCGCCCGGCCAGCTCGTGGTGGAGTCCCGCCTGGGCGAGGACGCCATCGCCGAGCTGCGCCGGCGCGGCCACGACGTGGTGGTCTCGGACCCGTGGTCGCTGGGCCGCCTGTCGGCGGTGGCGCGCGACCCCGAGACGGGCGTCCTGCGCGCGGCGGCCAACCCGCGCGGCGCCCAGGGCTACGCGGCCGGGCGCTGA
- a CDS encoding sodium:solute symporter family protein: MNDLAFAGAPGIAVLVAYAVIMLAIGFWVSRSRPGVRDTLDNYYLAGRHLGVMVLFFTLYASQYSGNNVVGYAPAAYRMGFTWWQSVTFMTAIIGGYLLFAPRLYAVAKREGFLTPTDWLLHRFGGRRVGLLAALLMLWALANYLLEQLVAMGHGIAGLTGGTVPYQVGVVGFVVVMLAYSWMGGMRAVAFTDVMQGVALLVGVAVMLAGGLYLAGGSLGDTVAHVVAEEPEKAAVPPVRDSVNWLSMVVMVGIGAAVYPHAIQRIYASRSERTLKRSLAAMAWMPLITTGVVFLVGFLCIRLFPGLGDTESEQLVGMLANEVAGINVFFAAMMVLLFGGVIAAIVSTADSVLLSFSSIVSNDIYRKGFARGGDEGRALLVGKAAGIAAVAVLLALAWNPPTLLVNIFVLKFELLIQIVPAFIVGLYWKGLREAPVFYGMAAGALLAGGLSLAGVEDVYGVHGGLVGLALNALVCVAGSLLPARTPAAPGGRTETDTAEAPAGG; the protein is encoded by the coding sequence ATGAACGACCTCGCGTTCGCGGGCGCGCCGGGGATCGCGGTTTTGGTGGCCTACGCCGTGATCATGCTGGCCATCGGGTTCTGGGTGAGCCGCAGCCGCCCCGGGGTTCGCGACACCCTGGACAACTACTACCTGGCCGGCCGCCACCTCGGCGTCATGGTGCTGTTCTTCACCCTCTACGCCAGCCAGTACAGCGGCAACAACGTGGTGGGCTACGCGCCGGCCGCCTACCGCATGGGCTTCACCTGGTGGCAGTCGGTGACCTTCATGACCGCCATCATCGGCGGCTACCTCCTCTTCGCGCCGCGCCTGTACGCGGTGGCCAAGCGCGAGGGCTTCCTCACCCCCACCGACTGGCTGCTGCACCGCTTCGGCGGCCGGCGCGTGGGCCTGCTGGCGGCGCTGCTGATGCTGTGGGCCCTGGCCAACTACCTGCTGGAGCAGTTGGTGGCGATGGGCCACGGCATCGCCGGCCTCACCGGCGGCACCGTGCCCTACCAGGTGGGCGTGGTCGGGTTCGTGGTGGTGATGCTGGCCTACTCCTGGATGGGCGGCATGCGCGCGGTCGCGTTCACCGACGTCATGCAGGGTGTGGCGCTGCTGGTCGGCGTCGCCGTGATGCTGGCCGGCGGGCTGTATCTGGCCGGGGGGTCGCTGGGCGACACGGTCGCCCACGTGGTGGCCGAGGAGCCGGAGAAGGCGGCGGTGCCGCCGGTGCGGGACTCCGTCAACTGGCTGTCGATGGTGGTGATGGTGGGCATCGGCGCGGCGGTCTACCCGCACGCCATCCAGCGAATCTACGCCTCCCGCAGCGAGCGCACCCTCAAGCGGTCGCTGGCGGCCATGGCGTGGATGCCCCTCATCACCACCGGCGTGGTGTTCCTCGTCGGCTTCCTGTGCATCCGGCTGTTCCCCGGGCTGGGCGACACCGAGTCCGAGCAGCTGGTGGGCATGCTCGCCAACGAGGTCGCCGGGATCAACGTGTTCTTCGCGGCGATGATGGTGCTGCTGTTCGGCGGTGTGATCGCGGCCATCGTCTCCACCGCCGACTCCGTGCTGCTCAGCTTCTCCTCGATCGTCTCCAACGACATCTACCGCAAGGGGTTCGCGCGGGGCGGCGACGAGGGCCGGGCGCTGCTGGTCGGCAAGGCGGCCGGGATCGCCGCGGTCGCGGTGCTGCTCGCGCTGGCGTGGAACCCGCCGACGCTGCTGGTCAACATCTTCGTGCTCAAGTTCGAGCTGCTGATCCAGATCGTGCCGGCGTTCATCGTGGGCCTGTACTGGAAAGGGCTGCGCGAGGCTCCGGTGTTCTACGGCATGGCCGCCGGCGCGCTGCTCGCGGGCGGGCTGAGTCTGGCCGGGGTCGAGGACGTCTACGGGGTGCACGGCGGCCTGGTCGGGCTGGCGCTGAACGCGCTGGTGTGCGTGGCGGGGTCGCTGCTGCCGGCGCGCACGCCCGCCGCGCCCGGCGGCCGGACCGAAACCGACACCGCCGAGGCGCCCGCCGGGGGCTGA
- a CDS encoding inorganic diphosphatase, which yields MELDMVVEIPQGSQNKYEMDHSVGRIRLDRHLFTSTQYPADYGYFPGTLAEDGDPLDAMVPLERRSFPGCVVRVRPVAVFWMRDEGGPDAKVLCMPAGDPRLEHVRDLRDIPELQINQIKHFFDIYKRLEPGKSSEVRGWQDRAAAEATVLDAQRRAAENPDRPVVWPGSPGHVPPPAVPR from the coding sequence ATGGAACTCGACATGGTGGTCGAGATCCCGCAGGGATCGCAGAACAAGTACGAGATGGACCACTCGGTCGGCCGCATCCGGCTGGACCGCCACCTGTTCACCTCGACGCAGTACCCGGCCGACTACGGCTACTTCCCCGGCACCCTGGCCGAGGACGGCGACCCGCTGGACGCCATGGTCCCGCTGGAGCGGCGCTCCTTCCCCGGCTGTGTGGTGCGCGTGCGGCCGGTGGCGGTGTTCTGGATGCGCGACGAGGGCGGCCCCGACGCCAAGGTGCTGTGCATGCCGGCGGGCGACCCCCGGCTGGAGCACGTGCGCGACCTGCGCGACATCCCCGAACTCCAGATCAACCAGATCAAGCACTTCTTCGACATCTACAAGCGGCTGGAGCCGGGCAAGAGTTCGGAGGTCCGCGGCTGGCAGGACCGCGCGGCGGCCGAGGCGACCGTGCTGGACGCCCAGCGCCGCGCCGCCGAGAACCCCGACCGCCCCGTGGTGTGGCCCGGCTCCCCCGGCCACGTGCCGCCGCCGGCGGTGCCCCGGTAG
- a CDS encoding carboxylesterase/lipase family protein — translation MQAEATTVHGRVRGAVEGGIAVFRGIPYAAAPRGVDRFGAPRPVEPWTGVREAVEYGPTAPHPPYLGAIADALPERRIPGSDYLNLNVWTPGTGERGLPVMVYVHGGAFTNGSGAEPGYDAAAFARDRVVAVTFNYRLGAEGFAHLAGAPANRGLLDQIAALEWVRDNIAAFGGDPGRVTVFGESAGAMSVVTLMAVPRARALFHRAIAQSGAGHTVQHPEDAAQVARVLAERLGVPPTPDSLAEVPVKALLEEQVGIDIEIRGRAARGTWGPRLRRTGALPFAPVVDGVLLTRRPIEALRAGEGADVDLLIGTTSEEYRLFLVPPGILPAIGADRLAAEARRLGLPEEAAAVYAEECGGTPGDAYSALCTDAVFRIPAYRALEARAAAGGRSHAYEFAWRSPRFDGALGACHALEIPFVFDNLGDGRTLAGPDAPQELADAMHRAWIDFAVSGDPGWPRWNPTDRVFMRFDHPETGQVRDPGTRTRLLWEGLAG, via the coding sequence ATGCAGGCAGAGGCCACGACCGTCCACGGCCGGGTGCGCGGAGCCGTGGAGGGTGGGATCGCCGTCTTCCGCGGTATCCCCTACGCCGCCGCGCCGCGCGGGGTCGACCGGTTCGGCGCTCCCCGCCCGGTCGAGCCGTGGACGGGCGTGCGCGAGGCGGTGGAGTACGGCCCCACCGCGCCGCACCCGCCCTATCTCGGTGCCATAGCCGACGCCCTTCCCGAGCGCCGCATCCCCGGCTCCGACTACCTCAACCTCAACGTGTGGACGCCCGGCACCGGCGAGCGCGGGCTTCCGGTGATGGTCTACGTCCACGGCGGCGCCTTCACCAACGGCTCGGGCGCCGAACCCGGGTACGACGCCGCCGCGTTCGCCCGCGACAGGGTCGTCGCCGTCACCTTCAACTACCGGCTGGGCGCCGAGGGCTTCGCCCACCTGGCGGGCGCGCCCGCCAACCGCGGCCTGCTCGACCAGATCGCGGCGCTGGAGTGGGTGCGCGACAACATCGCCGCGTTCGGCGGCGACCCCGGCCGCGTCACCGTCTTCGGGGAGTCGGCGGGCGCCATGAGCGTCGTCACGCTGATGGCGGTGCCGCGCGCCCGCGCGCTGTTCCACCGGGCGATCGCCCAGTCCGGCGCCGGGCACACCGTGCAGCACCCCGAGGACGCTGCCCAGGTCGCCCGCGTGCTCGCCGAGCGCCTGGGCGTGCCGCCCACGCCCGACAGCCTGGCCGAGGTTCCGGTCAAGGCCCTGCTGGAGGAGCAGGTGGGGATCGACATCGAGATCCGGGGCCGCGCCGCCCGCGGCACCTGGGGCCCGCGGCTGCGGCGCACCGGCGCGCTGCCGTTCGCGCCCGTGGTCGACGGCGTACTGCTCACGCGCCGCCCGATCGAGGCGCTGCGCGCGGGCGAGGGCGCGGACGTCGACCTGCTGATCGGCACCACCAGCGAGGAGTACCGCCTCTTCCTGGTGCCGCCGGGCATCCTGCCCGCCATCGGCGCCGACCGCCTCGCCGCCGAGGCGCGCCGCCTGGGCCTGCCCGAGGAGGCCGCCGCCGTCTACGCCGAGGAGTGCGGCGGCACGCCCGGCGACGCCTACTCCGCGCTGTGCACCGACGCGGTCTTCCGGATCCCCGCCTACCGCGCGCTGGAGGCCCGCGCCGCCGCCGGCGGACGCAGCCACGCCTACGAGTTCGCGTGGCGCTCACCGCGCTTCGACGGCGCGCTGGGCGCCTGCCACGCGCTGGAGATCCCGTTCGTGTTCGACAACCTCGGCGACGGACGAACGCTGGCCGGGCCCGATGCGCCGCAGGAGTTGGCCGACGCCATGCACCGCGCCTGGATCGACTTCGCGGTGAGCGGCGACCCCGGTTGGCCGCGGTGGAACCCCACCGACCGCGTGTTCATGCGCTTCGACCACCCCGAGACGGGGCAGGTGCGCGACCCCGGCACCCGCACCCGGCTGCTGTGGGAGGGGCTGGCCGGCTGA
- a CDS encoding SCO6745 family protein, with protein MTRATALSPDLARAAWAAVEPIHLVVYFAPEAAEQYTGIGLEPVGMGYFASRSAPLGPAGPQTVAATFYNFSPALVSSVIPHAWSVAAPESVLKARHAVADTALRRILGVETVGSAGLREAADLARTAALAAAEHPQGRPLFAAHAALDWPEEPHNVLWHAATLLREFRGDGHVATLLTSGVGPLEALVTYAAAGGARASTLRRTRGWSDEEWEAGVASAVEQGWVATGEDGAPVLTDAGRTLRSELEGRTDTLSVPAFAAIGEDGCRRLAELTAPLVTTIRAEGILPGTRPRRS; from the coding sequence ATGACCCGCGCAACAGCCCTCTCCCCCGACCTCGCCCGTGCGGCGTGGGCTGCGGTGGAGCCGATCCACCTCGTCGTCTACTTCGCCCCCGAGGCGGCCGAGCAGTACACCGGCATCGGCCTGGAGCCGGTGGGCATGGGCTACTTCGCCTCGCGCTCAGCCCCGCTGGGCCCGGCCGGGCCGCAGACCGTGGCCGCGACCTTCTACAACTTCAGCCCCGCGCTGGTCTCCTCGGTCATCCCGCACGCCTGGTCGGTCGCCGCGCCCGAGTCGGTGCTGAAGGCCCGGCACGCGGTCGCCGACACCGCGCTGCGCCGCATCCTGGGTGTCGAGACGGTCGGCTCCGCCGGCCTCCGCGAGGCCGCCGACCTCGCCCGCACGGCCGCGCTGGCGGCGGCCGAGCACCCCCAGGGCCGCCCGCTGTTCGCGGCCCACGCAGCCCTCGACTGGCCAGAGGAGCCGCACAACGTGCTGTGGCACGCGGCCACGCTGCTGCGGGAGTTCCGCGGCGACGGCCACGTGGCCACGCTCCTCACCTCCGGCGTCGGACCGCTGGAGGCGCTGGTGACCTACGCGGCGGCCGGCGGGGCGCGGGCCTCCACGCTGCGCCGCACGCGCGGCTGGTCCGACGAGGAGTGGGAGGCCGGGGTGGCGAGCGCGGTCGAGCAGGGCTGGGTGGCGACGGGCGAGGACGGCGCCCCGGTGCTCACCGACGCCGGGCGCACCCTGCGCAGCGAACTGGAGGGCCGCACCGACACGCTGTCGGTCCCGGCCTTCGCCGCCATCGGTGAGGACGGCTGCCGCCGCCTGGCCGAACTGACCGCGCCCCTGGTCACGACGATCCGCGCCGAGGGCATCCTGCCGGGCACC